The genomic segment AGTATTTGGCGTGTAGGTATATTACCAGGGATTGCAGTTATTGGATTAGTGATCATTGCTCGTCTGTCTGGTGTGATGCAATCTTTAGAGTGGCTGGCTTTTGATAGTTTGCTACGGATACGCCCTGAAGAATCGAAAGATGAACGAATTTTACTGATCGGCATTAATGAAGATGATATTAATAATGCTACAGATTTTACGTTTTCAGATCATGATTTAGCACAGTTGTTATTAAAATTGCAAACTTATCAACCAAGAGTTATTGGACTGGATATTTATCGAGATACACCAATAAATCCCGGTAATAATGAATTAGTCGCAGTTTTGCAAAATTTTAAAAATATTATTGGAATTGATAAAGTATTACCTGATGAAATTGCACCACCACCAGCATTGTCACCAGAACAAATTGGTTTTGCTGATCAAATTATGGATAGTGATGGTAAATTACGCCGTAGTTTATTAGGTACGCCTACCAATCAAGGCTATAAATTTTCGTTGTCTCTTAAGTTAGCAGCAGCATATTTAAATCATTATCAGCTTCATCTAGAAAATGGCATACGCGATCGCGCGGCGATTAGATTTGGTCACACCGAGATACCCAGAGTCTTCCCCAATTCTGGGGGATATGTGCGAACCGATGCGGGAGGAGTGCAAGTCTTACTCAATTTTCGCAGTGGTCGAGACCGCTTTCGCTTTTTATCCTTATCCGCACTGAAAAATGATCAATTTAACCCAGACTGGATACGCGATCGCATTGTAATTATCGGTATCACTTCCCCCAGTCGGAAAGATTTTATTCCCACTTCTGCAATTGAATCTTTGGAGTCTCCACCAGGGCGCGTTTATGGCGTAGAAATTCAAGCACACGTTGTTAGCCAAATTATCAGCGCCGTCCTTGACTCTCGACCGCTTTTAAATACTTGGTCAGCAGGTTGGGAATATTTATGGATTTTTAGTTGGGGATTAGTTGGAATTGCGATCGCCAGGCTGACAAAATCACCTTTACTTAGTTTATTAGTTGTGCTTGTTGCGAGTTGTAGCTTATTGATATTATGTTATTTCTTGCTGCTTTTTGGTTGGTGGGTTCCGTTAATTCCTGCATTTTTAGTTTTAAGTTTAAATTGTATGGAAATTACAGCTTTATATCAATATGAGCAAGCTTTAGGTTCGGGAATTAGAGTCAGACAAGCCATCATTGAACGCACATTTGCCAAAATTCATAATGGCCCCTTGCAAAGCCTCGCTAAAGTTTTAAAATTAGTGCGAGATAACGACTTACCAGTTAATGAATTACTCATCGAACTTGAAAAAGAGCTGGAAAAATTGAACTATGATTTACGAGGAATTTATGAATTTTTACAACGAGAACCAATAGACCAAGAAACTAGCTTGTATTTAGGAAAAAACATCGTTTTAAATTTGCGTGACCCTCTACATGAGCTGCTCTACCAAGTTTATAATTTTACCTTAGAGCGAGAGTTACCTTGTTTTAAAACTATCAAAGTTAAAATCAGAAATTTTGAACCAATAAATGAACGCTGCTTAAATCTTGATCATAAGCGTGACCTTTGTCGGTTTTTAGAAGAAGCTTTATGTAATGTCGGTAAACACGCCACAGGAGTCACCCGCTTAGAAGTAACTTGTTCAGCATCGGAAGGTTGGTACACTTTAAGTATTATCGATGATGGTTTAGGAATTAACTCTTCAATAGAAGGACGGGGAACACAACAGTTTAGAAATTTAGCACGACAATTTAAAGGAAAATTTCGCCGCATTCCACTTTCTCCGAGAGGAACTCTGTGTGAGTTATCTTGGCCTATGAATAAGTTTTATCTTTGGTATTTAAGAAAAATTCCTAAGTCATACTAAATCAATATAGGACTCATATTTGATTTGGGAAAAAAATCAGTACACTCAGATCAGGCTTCTTTCCTACTCCCGACTCCCCATTCCCTATTCCCTACCTACACAAATAAATTCAGAAATCAAATCGTATTCCTATATGAAGAAGCATATAATTAGCCTGCAAAAGCAGGCTTTGTTTGTATAGCCTCTATTTCCAGTCTGATGAGTTTATTATTTATAGAAATAGAATTATGTGTGACTAGCGAATGAATAAGTTGGTTTAATACCCTCACTAAATTCCTGATTTAGTGGTCTTCAATTAGTGGTAGGGTTGAATCCCATACTAATCGATTCTGAATTCTTCTTATTTACACATAAGTTAATTCAGAATTCTGAATTTTGTTTTGATAAATTTAATGATTTACAGGTTGCAATATATTTAGTGTGATACCATTTCACTTTAAAAATGATACGGATATGCAAGTAGCGCCTCGACTTCGCTCGGCGACCAGAAGCAGAGTTACAGAGGAAGCGATTTCTATCAGTAATTTCGTGAAATGGTATGACACCTAAATATATTGGTTAAAAATTGCTAAACAGCTATATAACCAGCCTAAATTCTAATATAATTTAAGTAGAAAAGACCTGAATTGCTTGGATTGAATATTAAATAGATTTTTGATTTTTTAGTAATTTACTGACGGAGAAAAATGATGATTAAATCTTTAGTATTTCAGACAGAAAATTACTACTTTTGGCAGAAAAAGATTTGCACAACTTGTGTTTTAAGTATCATCTTAGGGATGAATCAAATAGTACTAGCTGGATATGAACCGCCGAAAGACCAAAAACCTCCGACAGGCCATTCGGATTCATCAGGTATCAGGGTAGGATGCAAAACTAATAATACGCGATCGCCATCACTAATGATCGGTTCTGCTGTGACTCGTACACAACCATCCAATAGTGTTACCTCCTCCAGTCAGCCACGGCGAAATCAAACTCGCTAACTTCATACTTTATGAAAATATTACATCTATGCCAAACCTTACTAGAGACATTGCAATGCAACGTCTCTTTATTTTTCTTTACATTCTTTCTCATAGTCTCAGAGAGTTGCGAATGCTTGCAATACCTGGAGAAATTGCCAGCAATATCTTAAGGAATGCTGCATATCTTACCCAAAATCTGAATTTATTTGTTATCGTGATCCCAAAGGAATTATTAAGCACCAACAAGATAGACCAGACGCTAAATCAGCGCCGAAATGCCTGCTGGGTGCGAGATATGAAATTAATCACTAAAATTTAAAGCTCATTAATTCAGAGTATCTATATGGGGAGGTAACAACTATGGTTACAGCATCTCATCAAATTTTGTCTTCACTTTCTAAAGAACAATCGCTGATTCTT from the Aulosira sp. FACHB-615 genome contains:
- a CDS encoding CHASE2 domain-containing protein; amino-acid sequence: MQPEHWKKIKQEISIWRVGILPGIAVIGLVIIARLSGVMQSLEWLAFDSLLRIRPEESKDERILLIGINEDDINNATDFTFSDHDLAQLLLKLQTYQPRVIGLDIYRDTPINPGNNELVAVLQNFKNIIGIDKVLPDEIAPPPALSPEQIGFADQIMDSDGKLRRSLLGTPTNQGYKFSLSLKLAAAYLNHYQLHLENGIRDRAAIRFGHTEIPRVFPNSGGYVRTDAGGVQVLLNFRSGRDRFRFLSLSALKNDQFNPDWIRDRIVIIGITSPSRKDFIPTSAIESLESPPGRVYGVEIQAHVVSQIISAVLDSRPLLNTWSAGWEYLWIFSWGLVGIAIARLTKSPLLSLLVVLVASCSLLILCYFLLLFGWWVPLIPAFLVLSLNCMEITALYQYEQALGSGIRVRQAIIERTFAKIHNGPLQSLAKVLKLVRDNDLPVNELLIELEKELEKLNYDLRGIYEFLQREPIDQETSLYLGKNIVLNLRDPLHELLYQVYNFTLERELPCFKTIKVKIRNFEPINERCLNLDHKRDLCRFLEEALCNVGKHATGVTRLEVTCSASEGWYTLSIIDDGLGINSSIEGRGTQQFRNLARQFKGKFRRIPLSPRGTLCELSWPMNKFYLWYLRKIPKSY